A window of the Brassica oleracea var. oleracea cultivar TO1000 chromosome C1, BOL, whole genome shotgun sequence genome harbors these coding sequences:
- the LOC106294668 gene encoding uncharacterized protein LOC106294668 isoform X1: MMRLRVAAAAKQSRRVFSPRASESASSPEPSPVQWFKSIKAAASHCILQGLVKSCNASPLCAKSICCFATRSEKWKRRVNLLHYTGTPLTSKVFVWNNKASLIRACENVSQTYTGTLITAVVGLSGFAITHWVRHYDLKGADKRFAAIERRQRALKAYQAYMVTRFNRELNIVNQQMGKIQYEFCEMEKILQQLEKNNKK, translated from the exons ATGATGCGTCTCCGGGTTGCTGCCGCTGCTAAG CAGAGTCGGCGAGTGTTTTCTCCCCGTGCTTCTGAGTCTGCTTCATCTCCGGAACCTTCTCCCGTCCAGTGGTTTAAGTCCATCAAGGCTGCTGCTTCCCACTGCATCCTTCAAGGTCTCGTGAAGAGTTGCAACGCTAGCCCTTTGTGCGCCAAGAGCATCTGCTGCTTCGCGACCAGATCCGAGAAGTGGAAGAGGCGCGTCAACCTATTGCACTATACCGGAACCCCGTTGACCTCCAAAGTGTTCGTGTGGAATAACAAGGCTTCTTTGATCCGAGCTTGTGAGAATGTAAGTCAAACGTACACGGGTACTTTGATTACGGCTGTTGTTGGGCTCTCGGGATTTGCTATCACCCACTGGGTACGTCACTACGACCTGAAAGGTGCAGACAAGAGGTTCGCTGCTATCGAGCGTCGCCAACGTGCTCTTAAGGCTTATCAGGCATACATGGTTACTCGGTTTAATAGGGAGTTAAACATTGTGAATCAGCAGATGGGGAAGATTCAGTATGAGTTCTGCGAGATGGAGAAGATTCTTCAACAACTCGAGAAGAATAACAAGAAGTAG
- the LOC106294668 gene encoding uncharacterized protein LOC106294668 isoform X2 produces the protein MMRLRVAAAAKSRRVFSPRASESASSPEPSPVQWFKSIKAAASHCILQGLVKSCNASPLCAKSICCFATRSEKWKRRVNLLHYTGTPLTSKVFVWNNKASLIRACENVSQTYTGTLITAVVGLSGFAITHWVRHYDLKGADKRFAAIERRQRALKAYQAYMVTRFNRELNIVNQQMGKIQYEFCEMEKILQQLEKNNKK, from the exons ATGATGCGTCTCCGGGTTGCTGCCGCTGCTAAG AGTCGGCGAGTGTTTTCTCCCCGTGCTTCTGAGTCTGCTTCATCTCCGGAACCTTCTCCCGTCCAGTGGTTTAAGTCCATCAAGGCTGCTGCTTCCCACTGCATCCTTCAAGGTCTCGTGAAGAGTTGCAACGCTAGCCCTTTGTGCGCCAAGAGCATCTGCTGCTTCGCGACCAGATCCGAGAAGTGGAAGAGGCGCGTCAACCTATTGCACTATACCGGAACCCCGTTGACCTCCAAAGTGTTCGTGTGGAATAACAAGGCTTCTTTGATCCGAGCTTGTGAGAATGTAAGTCAAACGTACACGGGTACTTTGATTACGGCTGTTGTTGGGCTCTCGGGATTTGCTATCACCCACTGGGTACGTCACTACGACCTGAAAGGTGCAGACAAGAGGTTCGCTGCTATCGAGCGTCGCCAACGTGCTCTTAAGGCTTATCAGGCATACATGGTTACTCGGTTTAATAGGGAGTTAAACATTGTGAATCAGCAGATGGGGAAGATTCAGTATGAGTTCTGCGAGATGGAGAAGATTCTTCAACAACTCGAGAAGAATAACAAGAAGTAG